The following coding sequences are from one Anguilla anguilla isolate fAngAng1 chromosome 12, fAngAng1.pri, whole genome shotgun sequence window:
- the zgc:152863 gene encoding sushi domain-containing protein 6 isoform X1: MEVRSQQIRKGVLMSAQRLLLWKYVHLAVGCRVLILAVLSDLTAGKQWNNCSHPMVPEHGGFRCDPSPCRGFPQKSTIHYFCEPGFSLPGRVHSSRCRHGRWYPSVPTCLPNPEGHPNMEDRAANSLPSVATTAVGVSIFLLTTTACMVIKSRLYPCHSHNRRSSDQMDLMVDGLPVSLPTYEEAVYGSWGQRLPPCRGPTQLLLAQEVPGTHPLSPHIQSESGSSCQSPSPNAELSPPPYEEVPSHLRGAHREDSGQARQIGLSVQKDN; encoded by the exons ATGGAAGTGAGATCACAGCAAAT CAGGAAGGGCGTGTTAATGTCTGCACAGAGGCTGTTGCTGTGGAAGTATGTTCACTTGGCTGTGGGCTGCAGAGTCTTGATCCTGGCCGTCTTGTCAGATCTCACTGCAG GCAAGCAGTGGAACAACTGCAGCCACCCCATGGTCCCGGAGCACGGCGGCTTCCGCtgtgacccctccccctgccgCGGCTTCCCGCAGAAGAGCACCATCCACTACTTCTGTGAGCCGGGCTTCTCGCTCCCGGGCCGGGTCCACAGTTCCCGCTGCAGACATGGGAGATGGTACCCCAGCGTGCCCACCTGCCTCCCAAATCCAG AAGGACACCCTAATATGGAGGACAGAGCAGCCAATTCTCTTCCAAGTGTTGCTACGACAGCTGTCGGTGTCTCCATCTTCCTACTAACCACCACTGCCTGCATGGTGATCAAGTCCCGCCTTTACCCTTGTCACTCACACAA CAGGCGATCCTCTGACCAGATGGACCTGATGGTGGACGGCTTGCCCGTCTCACTCCCCACCTATGAGGAGGCGGTGTATGGGAGCTGGGGGCAGCGTCTCCCGCCTTGCCGAGGGCCAACCCAGCTCTTATTGGCCCAGGAAGTGCCTGGGACCCACCCACTCTCCCCCCACATCCAATCGGAGTCGGGCAGCTCCTGCCAGTCACCCAGTCCGAACGCAGAGCTGTCCCCTCCTCCTTATGAAGAGGTCCCCTCGCATCTCAGAGGCGCCCACAGGGAGGACAGTGGACAGGCGCGACAAATTGGACTTTCTGTTCAAAAGGACAATTAG
- the zgc:152863 gene encoding sushi domain-containing protein 6 isoform X3 produces the protein MEVRSQQIRKGVLMSAQRLLLWKYVHLAVGCRVLILAVLSDLTAGKQWNNCSHPMVPEHGGFRCDPSPCRGFPQKSTIHYFCEPGFSLPGRVHSSRCRHGRWYPSVPTCLPNPEGHPNMEDRAANSLPSVATTAVGVSIFLLTTTACMVIKSRLYPCHSHKRSSDQMDLMVDGLPVSLPTYEEAVYGSWGQRLPPCRGPTQLLLAQEVPGTHPLSPHIQSESGSSCQSPSPNAELSPPPYEEVPSHLRGAHREDSGQARQIGLSVQKDN, from the exons ATGGAAGTGAGATCACAGCAAAT CAGGAAGGGCGTGTTAATGTCTGCACAGAGGCTGTTGCTGTGGAAGTATGTTCACTTGGCTGTGGGCTGCAGAGTCTTGATCCTGGCCGTCTTGTCAGATCTCACTGCAG GCAAGCAGTGGAACAACTGCAGCCACCCCATGGTCCCGGAGCACGGCGGCTTCCGCtgtgacccctccccctgccgCGGCTTCCCGCAGAAGAGCACCATCCACTACTTCTGTGAGCCGGGCTTCTCGCTCCCGGGCCGGGTCCACAGTTCCCGCTGCAGACATGGGAGATGGTACCCCAGCGTGCCCACCTGCCTCCCAAATCCAG AAGGACACCCTAATATGGAGGACAGAGCAGCCAATTCTCTTCCAAGTGTTGCTACGACAGCTGTCGGTGTCTCCATCTTCCTACTAACCACCACTGCCTGCATGGTGATCAAGTCCCGCCTTTACCCTTGTCACTCACACAA GCGATCCTCTGACCAGATGGACCTGATGGTGGACGGCTTGCCCGTCTCACTCCCCACCTATGAGGAGGCGGTGTATGGGAGCTGGGGGCAGCGTCTCCCGCCTTGCCGAGGGCCAACCCAGCTCTTATTGGCCCAGGAAGTGCCTGGGACCCACCCACTCTCCCCCCACATCCAATCGGAGTCGGGCAGCTCCTGCCAGTCACCCAGTCCGAACGCAGAGCTGTCCCCTCCTCCTTATGAAGAGGTCCCCTCGCATCTCAGAGGCGCCCACAGGGAGGACAGTGGACAGGCGCGACAAATTGGACTTTCTGTTCAAAAGGACAATTAG
- the zgc:152863 gene encoding sushi domain-containing protein 6 isoform X4 has product MSAQRLLLWKYVHLAVGCRVLILAVLSDLTAGKQWNNCSHPMVPEHGGFRCDPSPCRGFPQKSTIHYFCEPGFSLPGRVHSSRCRHGRWYPSVPTCLPNPEGHPNMEDRAANSLPSVATTAVGVSIFLLTTTACMVIKSRLYPCHSHNRRSSDQMDLMVDGLPVSLPTYEEAVYGSWGQRLPPCRGPTQLLLAQEVPGTHPLSPHIQSESGSSCQSPSPNAELSPPPYEEVPSHLRGAHREDSGQARQIGLSVQKDN; this is encoded by the exons ATGTCTGCACAGAGGCTGTTGCTGTGGAAGTATGTTCACTTGGCTGTGGGCTGCAGAGTCTTGATCCTGGCCGTCTTGTCAGATCTCACTGCAG GCAAGCAGTGGAACAACTGCAGCCACCCCATGGTCCCGGAGCACGGCGGCTTCCGCtgtgacccctccccctgccgCGGCTTCCCGCAGAAGAGCACCATCCACTACTTCTGTGAGCCGGGCTTCTCGCTCCCGGGCCGGGTCCACAGTTCCCGCTGCAGACATGGGAGATGGTACCCCAGCGTGCCCACCTGCCTCCCAAATCCAG AAGGACACCCTAATATGGAGGACAGAGCAGCCAATTCTCTTCCAAGTGTTGCTACGACAGCTGTCGGTGTCTCCATCTTCCTACTAACCACCACTGCCTGCATGGTGATCAAGTCCCGCCTTTACCCTTGTCACTCACACAA CAGGCGATCCTCTGACCAGATGGACCTGATGGTGGACGGCTTGCCCGTCTCACTCCCCACCTATGAGGAGGCGGTGTATGGGAGCTGGGGGCAGCGTCTCCCGCCTTGCCGAGGGCCAACCCAGCTCTTATTGGCCCAGGAAGTGCCTGGGACCCACCCACTCTCCCCCCACATCCAATCGGAGTCGGGCAGCTCCTGCCAGTCACCCAGTCCGAACGCAGAGCTGTCCCCTCCTCCTTATGAAGAGGTCCCCTCGCATCTCAGAGGCGCCCACAGGGAGGACAGTGGACAGGCGCGACAAATTGGACTTTCTGTTCAAAAGGACAATTAG
- the zgc:152863 gene encoding sushi domain-containing protein 6 isoform X2, which yields MEVRSQQMKGVLMSAQRLLLWKYVHLAVGCRVLILAVLSDLTAGKQWNNCSHPMVPEHGGFRCDPSPCRGFPQKSTIHYFCEPGFSLPGRVHSSRCRHGRWYPSVPTCLPNPEGHPNMEDRAANSLPSVATTAVGVSIFLLTTTACMVIKSRLYPCHSHNRRSSDQMDLMVDGLPVSLPTYEEAVYGSWGQRLPPCRGPTQLLLAQEVPGTHPLSPHIQSESGSSCQSPSPNAELSPPPYEEVPSHLRGAHREDSGQARQIGLSVQKDN from the exons ATGGAAGTGAGATCACAGCAAAT GAAGGGCGTGTTAATGTCTGCACAGAGGCTGTTGCTGTGGAAGTATGTTCACTTGGCTGTGGGCTGCAGAGTCTTGATCCTGGCCGTCTTGTCAGATCTCACTGCAG GCAAGCAGTGGAACAACTGCAGCCACCCCATGGTCCCGGAGCACGGCGGCTTCCGCtgtgacccctccccctgccgCGGCTTCCCGCAGAAGAGCACCATCCACTACTTCTGTGAGCCGGGCTTCTCGCTCCCGGGCCGGGTCCACAGTTCCCGCTGCAGACATGGGAGATGGTACCCCAGCGTGCCCACCTGCCTCCCAAATCCAG AAGGACACCCTAATATGGAGGACAGAGCAGCCAATTCTCTTCCAAGTGTTGCTACGACAGCTGTCGGTGTCTCCATCTTCCTACTAACCACCACTGCCTGCATGGTGATCAAGTCCCGCCTTTACCCTTGTCACTCACACAA CAGGCGATCCTCTGACCAGATGGACCTGATGGTGGACGGCTTGCCCGTCTCACTCCCCACCTATGAGGAGGCGGTGTATGGGAGCTGGGGGCAGCGTCTCCCGCCTTGCCGAGGGCCAACCCAGCTCTTATTGGCCCAGGAAGTGCCTGGGACCCACCCACTCTCCCCCCACATCCAATCGGAGTCGGGCAGCTCCTGCCAGTCACCCAGTCCGAACGCAGAGCTGTCCCCTCCTCCTTATGAAGAGGTCCCCTCGCATCTCAGAGGCGCCCACAGGGAGGACAGTGGACAGGCGCGACAAATTGGACTTTCTGTTCAAAAGGACAATTAG